One window of the Serinus canaria isolate serCan28SL12 chromosome 9, serCan2020, whole genome shotgun sequence genome contains the following:
- the DTYMK gene encoding thymidylate kinase isoform X1, with product MAARRGALIALEGVDRAGKSTQCRRLVEALREAGHRADLLRFPDRTTEIGQLISSYLGREKNLEDHTIHLLFSANRWEHVPMMKEKLQQGITVVVDRYAFSGVAFTSAKGNFGLDWCKQPDVGLPKPDLILFLQLNPEAAAERGNFGQERYETSSFQEKVLQCFYCLMEDKTLNWKTVDASKSIEDLHREIKSIAKETMQEVQNKPLGELWK from the exons ATGGCGGCGCGGCGCGGAGCTCTGATCGCGCTGGAGGGCGTGGATCGCGCCGGGAAGAGCACGCAGTGCCGGCGGCTCGTGGAGGCCCTCAGGGAGGCCGGGCACCGCGCCGACCTCCTCCGCTTCCCGG ACAGGACGACAGAGATTGGGCAGCTGATCAGCTCCTacctggggagggagaagaacCTGGAGGACCACACCATCCACCTGCTCTTCTCTGCCAACCGCTGGGAGCACGT GCCAATGAtgaaggagaagctgcagcaggggatCACGGTGGTGGTTGACAGATATGCCTTCTCTGGAGTGGCCTTCACAAGTGCCAAAGGG AACTTTGGCCTGGACTGGTGCAAACAGCCTGATGTTGGGCTCCCAAAGCCAGACCTGATCCTGTTCCTCCAGTTAAacccagaagcagcagcagaacgAGGCAACTTTGGACAGGAACGTTATGAAACCAGCTCCTTCCAAGAGAAAGTTCTTCAGTGCTTCTATTGCCTCATGGAGGACAAGACCCTCAACTGGAAG ACAGTGGATGCTTCAAAGAGCATTGAAGACTTGCACAGAGAAATCAAGTCCATTGCAAAGGAAACTATGCAGGAGGTTCAGAATAAACCTTTGGGAGAACTCTGGAAATGA
- the DTYMK gene encoding thymidylate kinase isoform X2: MAARRGALIALEGVDRAGKSTQCRRLVEALREAGHRADLLRFPDRTTEIGQLISSYLGREKNLEDHTIHLLFSANRWEHVPMMKEKLQQGITVVVDRYAFSGVAFTSAKGLNPEAAAERGNFGQERYETSSFQEKVLQCFYCLMEDKTLNWKTVDASKSIEDLHREIKSIAKETMQEVQNKPLGELWK; this comes from the exons ATGGCGGCGCGGCGCGGAGCTCTGATCGCGCTGGAGGGCGTGGATCGCGCCGGGAAGAGCACGCAGTGCCGGCGGCTCGTGGAGGCCCTCAGGGAGGCCGGGCACCGCGCCGACCTCCTCCGCTTCCCGG ACAGGACGACAGAGATTGGGCAGCTGATCAGCTCCTacctggggagggagaagaacCTGGAGGACCACACCATCCACCTGCTCTTCTCTGCCAACCGCTGGGAGCACGT GCCAATGAtgaaggagaagctgcagcaggggatCACGGTGGTGGTTGACAGATATGCCTTCTCTGGAGTGGCCTTCACAAGTGCCAAAGGG TTAAacccagaagcagcagcagaacgAGGCAACTTTGGACAGGAACGTTATGAAACCAGCTCCTTCCAAGAGAAAGTTCTTCAGTGCTTCTATTGCCTCATGGAGGACAAGACCCTCAACTGGAAG ACAGTGGATGCTTCAAAGAGCATTGAAGACTTGCACAGAGAAATCAAGTCCATTGCAAAGGAAACTATGCAGGAGGTTCAGAATAAACCTTTGGGAGAACTCTGGAAATGA